From a region of the Babylonia areolata isolate BAREFJ2019XMU chromosome 21, ASM4173473v1, whole genome shotgun sequence genome:
- the LOC143296455 gene encoding uncharacterized protein LOC143296455, which yields MTVMTMMKVMAVRTLLSVVLMWTSFGVFHRTETEATSPPAPPPPPPPEMCDLHVWYLDRVEEGVFSGDLTPVQLRIKARIESLIANTKDTNKSGHVSCSTLATFQNILSPAASQTSSKTGHEDSSSSSSSSSEKGSRGDNDSPEASSGTSSKSRTDKEDRNASRRQRDSDESKKDTLDTHGGKNEENVDGENSERSENNESDNDSTKKDQYARNEADGEENVEDKNTPSRSKKPDTDAAEDSDSTDEQHDTDADADNSDTHSDDDSDDNNEEQDEYDEIKIYAAVDDDDDEDEETSEDENDVKDDHHKDDKHDTTDEQEPFHDEAGLTDDSADDQDVIKQAMADQGESPTSTPSTDTTAEQSWDFTPALQCREESRTSTWLDHMFQPFVPPTNPSSISPSFNVFKRCATQTCVIGTRPKKRTRVSFIYCHYYHILSHLQRMRNKTEPQRIPVAYYIEQSCQLPHKCSWQCFYGMQKQQCVEHYHLQLNMSQASSTVDGSNQNGSHEDDGNRSDSHEVSDAAVKSDEMESDDKDSQEINEEEENTNNEQDKPPTYSPEESRETDANSNNDDNDDKTPKEIMNGSFDETELDDGLTDEEYSNEASGEEDSSDEKMENTHRETFDSGSKEEHESHKHPEAEKAQNINSDHHENQHGGNEGHKTFRLSEEELLRIEAMLQHKALEQETKIQSLEILIMRLQNQILNQKLNEQNGTSHLVHLENQILRIENELSKLNQSYVALQAENEMLKSRQNKYLALEHKSKEESKQISLPSNASEYFQLILVQQEKVTLLSELLKNQSSALHKLQSRSEQLEEQNQVLYQIVLNQTALISHVMHKLQELSEQTLKNQQETSHLKSVVDLQTASSSIINKLEHMLNEDSLKKGNPSAEAMSHQKSSEKSGSSSGHQDKNFSRILRFLKPEYSSKLQQQKCEDGENIRLCLYFSVIVSPCPPFRTLSWSSCQQMVSLIEPAKDVKMKRTTHEDSLNEQTVQKRTQPRVDEEKPDLVEIPSVRSASKEPETKSETHDQERANDTNTQPPAEMHPLPVTVEDGEDSGTTNTPPEDEGNRSETDNDEGKSTDSHQHKKPEADKKTDDQEQNAVKESKEKKEDTAKKTREQDTKNQDRAKTLSDSTGASNLKEKSSGTDRNTVDKVAGNEKQSSEPSNPPHSESSKKQQTDEKQDDGEQKDKPKTSSKKGGSEEEEGVSEEERKRKQEAEKALKLKQEAEAMQKKIQEADARRPAYWSSDNKKPKDCYDLYLRSPRGQARSGAYKVFVKGLNLYVSVLCDMKGGGWTVLLKREDGSLDFYRDWEDYKRGFGSSFGEQYLGNEVMHYLTNQDQYSLQVDLKDWQGNTRTATYRHFWLGDEEQYYQLHVLGYSGDAGDGLGKHDGMRFSTRDRDHDLLSQEQMGGSCARRFRGAGWYFRCYASNLMGQHYEGGSVPGKKFDGVAWKPWTGPSYSLKEVVLKVRPRGATGL from the exons AGCCACATCAccaccggcaccaccaccaccaccaccaccggaaaTGTGTGACCTCCACGTGTGGTACCTGGACCGCGTGGAAGAAGGCGTCTTCAGCGGCGACCTGACCCCCGTGCAGCTGAGGATCAAGGCACGCATCGAGTCCCTCATCGCCAACACCAAAGACACCAACAAGTCTGGCCACGTCTCCTGCTCCACGCTCGCCACCTTCCAGAACATTCTCAGCCCAGCCGCCAGTCAAACGAGCTCGAAGACTGGACacgaagacagcagcagcagcagcagcagcagcagcgagaaAGGTTCCAGAGGTGACAACGATTCGCCAGAAGCTTCTTCGGGGACTTCCAGCAAAAGTAGGACAGACAAAGAAGATCGTAACGCGTccagaagacaaagagacagcgacGAGAGTAAGAAGGATACACTGGATACCCACGGtggaaaaaacgaagaaaatgtTGATGGGGAAAACAGCGAAAGGAGTGAAAACAACGAGAGTGACAATGACAGCACAAAAAAGGATCAGTACGCCCGAAACGAGGCAGACGGAGAAGAAAATGTTGAAGATAAAAACACCCCCAGCAGGTCCAAAAAACCAGATACAGATGCTGCGGAAGACAGCGATTCCACAGACGAACAGCACGATACAGACGCTGATGCTGATAATTCTGATACTCAcagtgatgacgacagtgatgacaaCAACGAGGAACAAGACGAATATGACGAAATAAAGATTTACGCGgccgtcgacgacgacgacgacgaagacgaagagacgAGCGAGGATGAAAATGACGTGAAAGACGACCATCACAAAGATGACAAGCATGATACGACAGACGAGCAAGAACCATTTCATGATGAAGCTGGCCTAACAGACGATTCAGCTGATGATCAGGACGTTATAAAGCAGGCCATGGCTGATCAGGGAGAAAGCCCCACGAGCACACCCAGCACAGACACGACAGCTGAGCAGTCATGGGATTTTACCCCCGCCCTGCAGTGTCGAGAAGAAAGCCGAACAAGTACGTGGCTGGACCACATGTTTCAGCCGTTCGTTCCTCCAACAAACCCTTCGTCCATATCACCATCGTTCAACGTTTTCAAACGATGCGCAACTCAGACATGTGTGATCGGAACAAGACCAAAGAAAAGGACGCGTGTTTCATTTATCTACTGCCATTATTATCATATTCTTAGCCATTTGCAAAGGATGCGAAACAAAACGGAACCACAAAGGATACCGGTGGCGTATTACATAGAACAGTCCTGCCAGCTTCCCCATAAATGCTCCTGGCAGTGTTTCTACGGCATGCAGAAACAGCAGTGTGTTGAACACTATCATCTACAGCTCAACATGTCACAGGCGTCATCTACTGTGGATGGCAGCAACCAAAATGGCAGCCACGAAGATGATGGGAACCGAAGTGACAGCCACGAAGTCAGTGATGCTGCCGTCAAAAGCGATGAAATGGAATCTGATGATAAAGATTCACAAGAAAttaacgaggaagaagaaaatacaaacaaTGAACAGGATAAACCACCCACGTACTCGCCAGAAGAATCACGTGAAACCGATGCTAActcaaacaatgatgataacgatgacaaaaCACCCAAGGAAATTATGAACGGAAGTTTTGACGAAACGGAACTGGATGACGGACTTACTGACGAGGAATATTCAAACGAAGCCAGTGGAGAAGAAGATTCTTCTGACGAAAAGATGGAGAATACTCATAGAGAAACCTTTGATTCTGGTTCAAAAGAAGAGCATGAATCTCACAAACACCCAGAAGCTGAAAAAGCACAGAATATCAACAGTGACCACCATGAAAATCAACATGGTGGAAATGAAGGCCACAAAACTTTCAGACTCTCAGAAGAAGAGCTACTCAGAATTGAAGCAATGCTTCAACACAAAGCCTTGGAACAAGAGACCAAAATCCAATCCCTGGAAATTCTGATCATGAGGCTCCAGAATCAAATTCTGAACCAGAAATTAAACGAACAGAATGGAACCAGCCATCTCGTCCACCTGGAAAACCAGATCCTTCGAATCGAGAACGAACTGTCCAAACTGAACCAGAGCTACGTCGCCCTGCAGGCAGAGAACGAAATGCTGAAATCCAGACAGAACAAGTACCTCGCCCTAGAGCACAAGTCCAAAGAAGAGAGCAAACAAATATCTCTGCCCAGTAACGCCAGCGAATACTTCCAGCTGATTCTGGTGCAGCAGGAGAAGGTCACCCTCCTGAGCGAGCTGCTGAAGAACCAGTCCTCGGCCCTCCACAAGCTGCAGTCACGGTCCGAGCAGCTGGAGGAGCAGAACCAGGTGCTGTACCAGATCGTCCTCAACCAGACGGCCCTCATCTCCCACGTCATGCACAAGCTGCAGGAGCTGTCGGAGCAGACCCTGAAGAACCAGCAGGAGACGAGCCATCTCAAGTCTGTGGTGGACCTTCAGACAGCCTCCTCCAGCATCATCAACAAACTTGAACACATGCTGAACGAGGATTCTCTAAAGAAGGGGAATCCTTCAGCCGAAGCCATGTCTCACCAGAAATCTTCGGAGAAATCAGGCTCCAGTTCAGGACATCAGGATAAGAATTTTTCACGAATTTTAAGATTTCTTAAGCCCGAATATTCCTCGAAACTACAGCAACAGAAATGTGAAGATGGAGAAAACATCAGACTGTGTCTTTACTTCTCCGTCATCGTTTCACCATGTCCTCCTTTCAGAACTCTTTCCTGGAGCAGCTGCCAGCAAATGGTTTCTTTGATTGAACCCGCAAAAGATGTAAAAATGAAAAGGACAACACACGAGGATAGTTTAAACGAACAAACAGTGCAAAAAAGAACACAGCCAAGAGTAGATGAAGAAAAACCGGATTTAGTCGAAATACCCAGCGTGAGGTCTGCTTCCAAAGAGCCTGAAACCAAATCAGAAACTCATGATCAAGAAAGAGCTaatgatacaaacacacaaccacctgCAGAGATGCACCCTCTCCCAGTCACGGTCGAAGATGGTGAAGATTCAGGAACGACGAACACTCCTCCAGAAGATGAAGGCAATCGATCAGAAACTGATAATGATGAAGGGAAAAGTACCGACAGCCACCAACACAAGAAACCAGAAGCAGACAAGAAAACAGATGATCAGGAGCAGAATGCGGTgaaggaaagcaaagaaaagaaagaagacactgCGAAAAAGACACGGGAACAAGACACGAAAAATCAAGACAGAGCAAAGACACTCTCAGACAGCACAGGCGCTTCCAACCTAAAGGAGAAATCCTCCGGAACTGATCGGAATACTGTCGACAAAGTGGCAGGGAATGAAAAACAATCATCTGAACCAAGCAATCCTCCTCATTCAGAAAGTTCAAAGAAACAGCAAACCGACGAAAAGCAGGATGATGGAGAACAGAAGGATAAGCCAAAAACATCTTCAAAAAAGGGCGGgtcggaggaagaagaaggggtgtcagaagaagagaggaagcgGAAACAGGAAGCGGAAAAAGCCTTGAAGCTGAAACAGGAAGCGGAAGCCATGCAGAAGAAAATACAGGAAGCAGACGCAAGACGCCCTGCCTACTGGTCTAGCGACAACAAAAAGCCAAAAG acTGCTACGACCTGTACCTGCGGTCACCACGGGGCCAAGCGAGGAGCGGGGCCTACAAGGTGTTCGTGAAGGGTTTGAACCTCTACGTGTCCGTGCTGTGCGATATGAAGGGAGGCGGCTGGACCGTGCTGCTGAAGAGAGAGGATGGCTCCCTGGACTTCTACAGAGACTGGGAGGACTACAAGCGAGGGTTTGGAA GCTCGTTTGGGGAGCAGTACCTGGGGAACGAGGTGATGCACTACCTGACCAACCAGGACCAGTACAGTCTGCAGGTGGATCTCAAGGACTGGCAGGGAAACACCCGCACCGCCACCTACCGACACTTCTGGCTGGGGGATGAGGAGCAgt aCTACCAGCTCCACGTCCTGGGCTACTCGGGCGACGCCGGCGACGGGCTGGGCAAGCACGACGGCATGCGTTTCTCCACCAGGGACCGCGACCACGACCTCCTGAGCCAGGAGCAGATGGGCGGCAGCTGCGCGCGACGCTTCCGCGGGGCAGGCTGGTACTTCCGGTGCTACGCGAGCAACCTGATGGGGCAGCACTACGAGGGCGGCTCCGTGCCCGGCAAGAAGTTCGACGGCGTGGCCTGGAAGCCCTGGACAGGGCCCAGCTACTCGCTGAAGGAGGTGGTGCTCAAGGTGCGGCCCCGGGGAGCCACGGGGTTGTAA